The following proteins come from a genomic window of Halorussus halophilus:
- a CDS encoding DUF7545 family protein — protein sequence MNGETVTFTIESAGDSTELELPAALVDLIGTEEDAPTDVVADVAMMACTQQMYEAVRSSEGAVGEDVRDIEADTRALFEEQFGTSFEDLSGYAAREDGHGHGRD from the coding sequence ATGAACGGCGAAACCGTCACGTTCACCATCGAGAGCGCGGGCGATAGCACCGAACTGGAACTGCCCGCCGCGCTCGTGGACCTGATCGGCACCGAAGAGGACGCTCCGACGGACGTGGTCGCGGACGTAGCGATGATGGCCTGCACCCAGCAAATGTACGAGGCAGTTCGCTCCAGCGAGGGCGCGGTCGGTGAGGACGTTCGAGACATCGAAGCCGACACTCGCGCACTCTTCGAGGAGCAGTTCGGCACCTCGTTCGAGGACCTGTCCGGCTACGCGGCACGCGAGGACGGGCACGGTCACGGCCGCGACTGA
- a CDS encoding molybdopterin-dependent oxidoreductase: MTHDRPTDDHTFEVASDGALALFAGVAALAGSYAAVGFTPEWVAAPVSAFVVATTPDAVVAWSIQTLGDLGHQLSLLLALALTVSLFAVAAGLGTLLANKFSLPSPPFAGLACVAVAVALTGAVTSALAAGVGAALVLTVGQLSAGSGDSSSSSARRRVLGAVAGTLAFGGVSAVLGAQQGSTSQPSSALDGPNSDPSGTQGDESSEVESLLADADSKSLSVDGLEPLVSEKFYQVDISNVDPSLEADSWSLKVTGAVEEEMEFDYEDLTSLPAENRFVTLRCVGDSLNGKKMDNALWTGVPVMDLLDEAGGLPDECCVMLRAADDYFEEFPLSALRNGFLAYGMNGDPLPRGHGHPVRALIPGHWGEINVKWLTEIEVLEKEQNGYWERRGWHGTGPVETVAKLYATNVRDDGTIQVGGQAYAGTRGIERVEVSTDGGNSWSDATLSEKLPGEDVWRQWEYTYEASDPHEVVVRATDGTGTLQPKEKRKSFPSGPTGWVSKRIEP; this comes from the coding sequence ATGACCCACGACCGTCCGACGGACGACCACACGTTCGAAGTCGCTAGCGACGGCGCTCTCGCGCTGTTCGCCGGTGTCGCGGCTCTCGCGGGGTCCTACGCGGCGGTCGGATTCACCCCGGAGTGGGTCGCTGCACCGGTCAGTGCCTTCGTCGTCGCGACCACGCCCGACGCAGTCGTCGCGTGGTCTATCCAGACACTCGGTGACCTCGGTCACCAACTGAGTCTCCTGCTGGCTCTCGCGCTTACCGTCTCCCTGTTCGCGGTGGCGGCAGGTCTCGGGACGTTGCTCGCCAACAAGTTCTCGCTCCCGTCCCCGCCGTTTGCGGGACTAGCCTGCGTGGCAGTGGCCGTCGCACTTACGGGAGCAGTGACCTCCGCACTCGCCGCTGGTGTCGGTGCCGCTCTCGTCCTCACCGTCGGGCAACTCAGTGCCGGGAGCGGTGACTCGTCGTCCTCCTCGGCGCGGCGGCGCGTCTTGGGTGCCGTCGCTGGCACGCTGGCTTTTGGCGGCGTCAGTGCTGTCCTCGGCGCACAGCAGGGCAGTACTTCGCAACCGAGCAGTGCTTTGGACGGCCCGAACTCGGACCCCAGCGGTACGCAAGGCGACGAGTCGAGCGAAGTCGAGTCGCTCCTCGCGGACGCCGACTCGAAGTCGCTGTCGGTCGATGGTCTCGAACCGCTGGTCAGCGAGAAGTTCTACCAGGTAGACATTAGCAACGTGGACCCCTCGCTGGAAGCCGACTCGTGGAGCCTCAAAGTCACTGGTGCCGTCGAAGAGGAGATGGAGTTCGACTACGAGGACCTGACCAGTCTCCCCGCCGAGAACCGGTTCGTGACCCTTCGCTGCGTCGGCGACTCACTCAACGGCAAGAAGATGGACAACGCGCTCTGGACGGGCGTACCGGTCATGGACCTCCTCGACGAGGCTGGTGGCCTGCCCGACGAGTGCTGCGTGATGCTCCGTGCCGCGGACGACTACTTCGAAGAGTTCCCGCTGTCGGCCCTCCGCAACGGCTTTCTGGCCTACGGGATGAACGGCGACCCACTCCCCCGCGGCCACGGCCACCCTGTCCGGGCGCTGATACCCGGCCACTGGGGCGAAATCAACGTCAAGTGGCTCACCGAAATCGAGGTGCTGGAGAAAGAGCAGAACGGTTACTGGGAACGCCGAGGCTGGCACGGTACTGGCCCCGTCGAGACCGTCGCAAAGCTCTACGCGACGAACGTGCGCGACGACGGCACGATTCAGGTCGGCGGGCAGGCCTACGCCGGAACGCGCGGCATCGAGCGCGTCGAAGTTTCGACCGACGGTGGCAACTCGTGGTCGGACGCGACGCTCTCGGAGAAACTTCCCGGCGAGGACGTGTGGCGACAGTGGGAGTACACCTACGAAGCGAGTGACCCCCACGAAGTCGTCGTCCGGGCCACTGACGGCACGGGGACCCTACAACCGAAGGAAAAGCGCAAGTCGTTCCCGAGCGGTCCCACCGGGTGGGTCAGCAAGCGTATCGAGCCCTAA
- a CDS encoding ZIP family metal transporter, producing the protein MGLLANLMLVFVAGLITALATGLGALPFFVVKRVSDRWNVVLWGIASGIMISASVFGLILEGLAEGTALQIGVGIAAGVALVVVSHRFISDAEVDPKEYERADFDKLLLILGVLTIHSFPEGVAIGVSFAELGFENAGFQFLGFAIPILAVFMTIAISIHNVPEGVAISIPLRSLGVSEWRMVGWAVFSSLPQPLGAVLAFYFVRIARDLLPIGFGFAAGAMIYLVLSEFVPEALEVGQSLPGDGYRELAGGIAAGTLLMVPLAFV; encoded by the coding sequence ATGGGCCTCCTCGCTAACTTGATGTTGGTCTTCGTCGCAGGGTTGATAACGGCCCTCGCAACCGGACTCGGGGCGCTTCCGTTCTTCGTAGTCAAGAGGGTGAGCGACCGATGGAACGTCGTCCTCTGGGGAATCGCGTCCGGAATCATGATTTCGGCGTCTGTCTTCGGACTCATCCTTGAGGGGTTAGCCGAGGGAACAGCCCTCCAAATCGGCGTCGGAATCGCCGCAGGCGTCGCGCTCGTGGTCGTCAGCCACCGCTTCATCAGCGACGCCGAAGTTGACCCGAAGGAGTACGAGCGCGCGGACTTCGACAAACTTCTGCTCATCCTCGGCGTCTTGACTATTCACAGTTTTCCGGAGGGCGTCGCAATCGGTGTCTCGTTCGCCGAGTTAGGCTTCGAGAACGCTGGGTTCCAGTTCCTCGGATTCGCTATCCCGATTCTGGCCGTGTTCATGACGATAGCTATCTCGATTCACAACGTTCCGGAGGGCGTCGCCATCTCCATCCCACTGCGGTCGCTGGGCGTCAGCGAGTGGCGGATGGTTGGCTGGGCCGTCTTTTCGAGTCTCCCACAACCACTCGGTGCAGTTTTGGCGTTCTACTTCGTCCGAATCGCTCGTGACTTGCTCCCTATCGGATTCGGGTTCGCCGCGGGCGCGATGATTTACCTCGTTCTCTCGGAGTTCGTCCCCGAGGCGCTCGAAGTCGGGCAGTCCCTACCCGGTGACGGCTACCGGGAACTCGCCGGGGGCATCGCCGCGGGGACACTGCTGATGGTCCCCCTCGCGTTCGTCTGA
- a CDS encoding PGF-CTERM sorting domain-containing protein, protein MRVRSAVVFGIVVSALCLAPITVSAASSNTASAGVVSLAPITAQDGMNETTTGDGMGNETMVDETTMGNDSSMANETSMGNETMDDSMNETTMSDGNMSDGMDETTMANSTETMDDSMETTSDEMGDTTAMDDDNSTANDGDDSGAFAPGFGVVTVLLAFVAIVLYAARGR, encoded by the coding sequence ATGCGTGTTAGAAGCGCAGTCGTGTTCGGAATAGTCGTGTCGGCTCTCTGCCTCGCCCCGATTACAGTGAGTGCCGCTAGTAGTAACACAGCCTCTGCTGGCGTCGTCTCCCTCGCTCCCATCACCGCACAGGACGGGATGAACGAGACGACCACTGGTGACGGAATGGGTAACGAGACGATGGTCGACGAAACGACGATGGGTAACGATTCCTCGATGGCGAACGAGACGAGTATGGGCAACGAGACGATGGACGACTCGATGAACGAAACCACCATGTCCGACGGTAACATGAGTGATGGTATGGACGAGACGACCATGGCGAACTCGACCGAGACCATGGACGATTCGATGGAGACCACGAGCGACGAGATGGGAGACACCACCGCAATGGATGACGACAATTCGACCGCCAACGACGGTGACGATTCGGGGGCATTCGCGCCCGGATTCGGTGTCGTGACCGTCCTCCTCGCATTCGTCGCAATCGTACTCTACGCTGCACGAGGCCGATAA
- a CDS encoding aryl-sulfate sulfotransferase, producing the protein MGEWIQMGRLKTPTRRGLALVTLGLVLVVVAFGGSWAFAPDARTVSNSVDVNNTTTLVGVQGPGPNGNVTALDGKGDVRWTIGNIISYQDVSHMENGSVLATFAAGHYLDCGPYEPPCKRTGVRIIEPDPEPHVVYQWSYPVKTREDSEVHDAEILPSGNLLVADMEWESIFVLNMTTRERVWTWNASDHYDAPPDPRSEDWLHINDVDRIGDGRYLVSVRNTNQLLIVERGKGVVDIINENRDVEVLDKQHNPHWLGNGTVLVADSENHRVVELRENESTGKWEVGWAIAKVGGIPLDWPRDADRLPNGNTLITDSRNNRVVEIYPNGSVVASYVVPSLPYEADRVPYGESVGRGYERDRQTDLGLFDKQIPVLSTLLAAARHVVALPYWVSELHVLVVLVAGVLWVVGGVMIVRGRLRG; encoded by the coding sequence ATGGGGGAGTGGATTCAGATGGGGCGACTGAAGACGCCAACACGGCGCGGTCTCGCGCTCGTCACCCTCGGACTCGTCCTCGTCGTCGTCGCGTTCGGGGGTAGTTGGGCGTTCGCGCCCGACGCCCGGACCGTCTCGAACTCGGTGGACGTGAACAACACGACGACACTCGTCGGTGTGCAGGGTCCGGGACCGAACGGGAACGTGACAGCGCTCGACGGCAAGGGCGACGTGCGCTGGACCATCGGTAATATCATCAGCTATCAGGACGTCTCGCACATGGAGAACGGCTCCGTGTTGGCGACGTTCGCCGCGGGTCACTACCTCGACTGCGGACCGTACGAACCGCCCTGCAAGCGCACTGGCGTCCGCATCATCGAACCAGACCCCGAACCACACGTCGTCTACCAGTGGAGCTACCCGGTCAAGACGCGAGAGGACAGCGAGGTACACGACGCAGAGATTCTCCCGTCCGGCAACTTGCTCGTCGCCGACATGGAGTGGGAGAGCATCTTCGTCCTGAACATGACGACCCGCGAGCGGGTCTGGACGTGGAACGCCAGCGACCACTACGACGCGCCGCCGGACCCACGAAGCGAAGATTGGCTCCACATCAACGACGTGGACCGCATCGGCGACGGTCGATACCTCGTCTCGGTTCGCAACACCAATCAACTGCTCATCGTCGAGCGCGGGAAGGGCGTCGTCGATATCATCAACGAGAACCGTGACGTAGAGGTGCTGGACAAACAGCACAATCCTCACTGGCTCGGTAACGGAACGGTGCTAGTTGCGGATTCGGAGAATCATCGCGTTGTGGAACTGCGCGAGAACGAGTCTACGGGGAAGTGGGAGGTCGGCTGGGCAATCGCAAAAGTCGGTGGGATTCCGCTCGACTGGCCGCGAGACGCCGACAGACTGCCCAACGGCAACACGCTGATTACCGACAGTCGAAACAACCGCGTGGTCGAAATCTACCCGAACGGGAGCGTCGTGGCGAGTTACGTCGTTCCCTCGCTCCCCTACGAGGCCGACCGAGTGCCGTACGGCGAGTCGGTCGGTAGGGGGTACGAGCGAGACCGGCAGACAGACTTGGGCCTGTTCGACAAGCAGATACCGGTTCTCTCGACGTTGCTCGCGGCCGCTCGCCACGTCGTCGCACTGCCCTACTGGGTGTCGGAACTGCACGTCCTCGTGGTGTTGGTCGCGGGAGTGCTGTGGGTGGTTGGTGGGGTGATGATAGTTCGGGGTCGGTTGCGGGGATGA
- a CDS encoding DUF5830 family protein: MADESAPNADADTVAEDDSDPVEVGVELLSKLEHPELSVAEAVDRIETVTTHPATTRTILDEAEKRGIIDREDGIIRPSGGGYVSFESEIVIKEGDFDCRRCGASISKGHFMKLDAGEHGPFGPECIRKVTGRD, from the coding sequence ATGGCCGACGAGTCTGCTCCCAACGCCGACGCCGACACGGTCGCCGAAGACGACTCGGACCCGGTCGAGGTGGGCGTCGAACTGCTCTCGAAGCTCGAACACCCCGAACTGTCGGTCGCTGAGGCCGTAGACCGCATCGAGACGGTGACGACCCATCCGGCGACGACCCGAACGATTCTGGACGAGGCTGAGAAGCGGGGCATCATCGACCGGGAGGACGGCATCATTCGACCCTCCGGCGGAGGCTACGTGAGCTTCGAGAGCGAAATCGTAATCAAAGAAGGCGACTTCGACTGTCGGCGTTGCGGCGCGAGCATCTCCAAGGGTCACTTCATGAAACTCGACGCGGGGGAGCATGGCCCGTTCGGGCCGGAGTGCATCCGGAAAGTGACTGGTCGAGACTGA
- a CDS encoding aldo/keto reductase, whose amino-acid sequence MDLDAVSLGRTGTKVSEIAFGTWRFGREDDEGTVEVGEKQAHELLDAYADAGGNFIDTADMYGEGRSEEYIGNWLADREREDFVLASKIYWPTRDGPNGSGLSRKHLRNSLEEILHRLGTDYIDLLYIHRWDDETPAEEFMRTLDEFVRDGKVNYLGASTLEPNAWKVAKANEIADKRGYEPFKLAQPRYNLANREIEGNYLDMCRDYDVGVVPWSPLAGGFLTGKYSRGEEPPEGTRGATDEQFRDSYLTAENFDVLETVETVAEEVGSSPAQVSLAWLTHHEQVSAPIVGARTVEQLNENLVATDIELTDEQFERLATAK is encoded by the coding sequence ATGGATTTAGACGCCGTGTCGCTCGGCCGAACTGGAACGAAGGTGAGCGAAATCGCGTTCGGGACGTGGCGCTTCGGCCGCGAAGACGACGAGGGAACCGTCGAAGTCGGTGAGAAGCAAGCACACGAACTGCTCGACGCCTACGCCGACGCGGGTGGGAACTTCATCGACACCGCCGACATGTACGGCGAAGGGCGCAGTGAGGAGTACATCGGCAACTGGCTAGCAGACCGTGAGCGCGAAGACTTCGTCCTCGCTTCGAAGATTTACTGGCCGACTCGCGACGGCCCGAACGGTAGCGGTCTCTCGCGCAAACACCTCCGGAACAGTCTCGAAGAGATTCTCCATCGCCTCGGCACCGACTACATCGACCTACTCTACATCCACCGCTGGGACGACGAGACGCCCGCCGAGGAGTTCATGCGCACGCTCGACGAGTTCGTCCGCGACGGCAAGGTAAACTACCTCGGAGCCTCGACGCTCGAACCCAACGCGTGGAAGGTCGCCAAAGCCAACGAAATCGCGGACAAGCGCGGATACGAACCGTTCAAACTGGCACAGCCCCGCTACAACCTCGCCAACCGAGAAATCGAGGGCAACTATCTCGACATGTGTCGCGACTACGACGTGGGCGTCGTGCCGTGGAGTCCGCTCGCTGGTGGTTTCCTGACCGGCAAGTACAGTCGGGGCGAAGAACCACCGGAAGGCACTCGCGGCGCAACCGACGAGCAGTTCCGCGACTCGTATCTCACCGCGGAGAATTTCGACGTGCTGGAAACCGTCGAAACTGTCGCGGAGGAAGTCGGTTCGTCACCTGCACAGGTCAGTCTCGCGTGGTTGACCCACCACGAACAAGTTTCGGCTCCTATCGTCGGGGCGCGAACGGTCGAACAGTTGAACGAGAATCTCGTGGCGACCGACATCGAACTGACCGACGAGCAGTTCGAGCGGTTGGCGACGGCGAAATAG
- a CDS encoding HVO_2523 family zinc finger protein, with protein sequence MSDGGSSTSENEDGAEVAGGRPCPICEEPMYHRHCKYVCPQHGVVYDCSDTFY encoded by the coding sequence ATGAGCGACGGTGGCAGTAGTACAAGTGAAAACGAGGACGGCGCGGAAGTTGCGGGCGGTCGTCCGTGCCCCATCTGCGAAGAGCCGATGTACCACCGTCACTGTAAGTACGTCTGTCCGCAACACGGCGTCGTCTACGACTGTAGCGACACGTTCTACTAG
- a CDS encoding DUF7115 domain-containing protein gives MSVPGIVQSRLDGEQVAAQVSLGGEDALFVTPSRTLIYRADGLLSDESVDEYPHGAERIEISEGRRKSSVSLDYGIEGTEKFKIPSNRLYEALHPVLAGVLNAADVTGPDETVKQTYQFSELTLVITSDRVVKHVGAAVWDQDFEEFPFADVTALEVEEGNVSSQIIIESDGRPQRIKTPSDQTREVRERIERALLAYHDVASYEEFARAHAEAEEHADAEGTPDADDEPASENDPLAGGGVDPIEANPPELDDNGAIIDDDADVTTGERVEETADEDPLAADADGPETDAGENESDPTASSDAEQSDAQATEETTETVAQGGSAAVTESSAENTESADADGGFAESGFEPASSSLREGDTEERLDALTEMVERQNELLEEQQRTIETLIEELSRGR, from the coding sequence ATGAGCGTTCCCGGTATCGTGCAGTCCCGACTCGACGGCGAACAGGTCGCGGCCCAAGTCTCACTCGGGGGCGAAGACGCCCTCTTCGTGACGCCCTCGCGTACGCTAATCTACCGTGCGGACGGACTCCTCAGCGACGAGTCCGTAGACGAGTACCCACACGGCGCAGAGCGCATCGAAATCTCGGAAGGCCGACGCAAGTCGTCGGTCAGCCTCGACTACGGTATCGAGGGCACCGAGAAATTCAAGATACCCTCGAACCGCCTCTACGAAGCACTCCACCCGGTACTCGCTGGCGTACTGAACGCCGCGGACGTGACCGGTCCCGACGAGACGGTCAAGCAGACCTACCAGTTCAGCGAACTCACGCTCGTCATTACGAGCGACCGCGTGGTCAAACACGTCGGCGCGGCCGTCTGGGACCAAGACTTCGAGGAGTTCCCGTTCGCCGACGTGACCGCCCTCGAAGTCGAAGAGGGGAACGTCTCCTCCCAGATTATCATCGAGTCAGACGGACGGCCCCAGCGTATCAAGACCCCGAGCGACCAGACCCGCGAGGTCCGGGAACGCATCGAGCGCGCGCTGCTCGCGTATCACGACGTCGCCTCCTACGAGGAGTTCGCCCGCGCGCACGCCGAGGCAGAAGAACACGCCGACGCCGAAGGTACCCCCGACGCGGACGACGAACCGGCTTCCGAAAACGACCCGCTCGCGGGCGGTGGCGTAGACCCCATCGAAGCGAATCCGCCAGAGTTGGACGACAACGGCGCGATAATCGACGACGACGCGGACGTAACGACCGGTGAGCGCGTCGAGGAGACGGCCGACGAGGACCCGCTCGCCGCAGACGCGGACGGCCCCGAAACTGACGCCGGAGAGAACGAGTCGGACCCAACGGCGAGTTCCGACGCCGAGCAGTCAGACGCGCAAGCGACCGAGGAGACGACCGAAACTGTCGCGCAAGGAGGGAGTGCGGCAGTCACCGAGTCGAGCGCGGAGAACACCGAAAGTGCCGACGCGGACGGTGGCTTCGCCGAGTCCGGGTTCGAACCTGCGAGTTCGAGTCTCCGTGAGGGGGACACCGAAGAGCGACTCGACGCGCTCACCGAGATGGTCGAGCGCCAGAACGAACTGCTCGAAGAGCAACAGCGCACCATAGAGACGCTCATCGAAGAACTGAGTCGCGGCCGCTGA
- a CDS encoding DMT family transporter produces MTSYRNVALFVLLAAVWGSAFMAIKAGLAYFPPVLFAAVRYDIAGLLMLGYAVYVTDHWRPRNRGEWALIAVGATLMIAAYHAFLFVGEQYTTSAVAAVVVSLSPILTTGFARVFLPSERLTPLGLAGLLLGLVGVVVLSQPDPNNLLTEDVVGQLLVFAAAASFALGSVLTRRIDAQLPIETMEAWSMVFGALLMHVVSFARPSESIAAIRWTPDAILALGYLSIAASAIGFLVYFDLLEKLGPIEINLVSYVAPIFAALSGWFFLSEPVTISTGTGFLVIFAGFCLLKRRALARELPRIRAVVGDR; encoded by the coding sequence GTGACCAGCTATCGGAACGTCGCGCTGTTCGTGTTGCTCGCCGCCGTGTGGGGGTCGGCGTTCATGGCCATCAAAGCCGGGTTGGCGTACTTCCCGCCCGTGCTGTTCGCGGCGGTGCGCTACGACATCGCCGGACTGCTCATGCTCGGCTACGCCGTCTACGTAACCGACCACTGGCGGCCGCGGAACCGAGGCGAGTGGGCACTCATCGCTGTGGGTGCCACGCTGATGATAGCCGCGTACCACGCCTTCCTGTTCGTCGGCGAACAGTACACGACGAGCGCCGTCGCCGCAGTCGTCGTCAGCTTGAGTCCGATTCTGACGACTGGCTTCGCGCGAGTGTTCCTCCCGAGCGAGCGGTTGACGCCGCTCGGACTCGCAGGACTTCTCCTCGGACTAGTCGGCGTCGTCGTGCTGAGCCAACCGGACCCCAACAACCTGTTGACCGAGGACGTGGTCGGGCAACTGCTCGTGTTCGCCGCCGCCGCATCGTTCGCGCTCGGGAGCGTTCTCACGCGACGCATCGACGCCCAACTGCCCATCGAGACGATGGAGGCGTGGTCGATGGTGTTCGGCGCGCTACTGATGCACGTCGTGAGCTTCGCGCGACCCAGCGAATCGATCGCCGCGATTCGGTGGACCCCGGACGCCATCCTCGCGCTCGGGTACCTCTCGATAGCCGCCAGCGCAATCGGGTTCCTCGTCTACTTCGACCTGCTCGAAAAGCTGGGTCCCATCGAAATCAACCTCGTCTCCTACGTCGCGCCCATCTTCGCCGCGCTCTCGGGGTGGTTCTTCTTGAGCGAACCGGTGACGATTTCGACGGGAACTGGCTTCCTCGTCATCTTCGCAGGTTTCTGCCTGCTGAAACGACGCGCCTTAGCCCGCGAACTGCCCAGAATCCGAGCAGTCGTCGGTGACCGGTGA
- a CDS encoding TVP38/TMEM64 family protein, whose amino-acid sequence MAEFVRRQVVGLALLAGVVAASLLVSPDRLVETVRTVADRPLLFGTVLVGVYLVRPLFAWPTTLVAILAGYGYGAVAGFPVALAGTTASALLPFLFARYVDGGTGLVGRLGDSGQRFFDATGDLRGMIASRLAPAPSDPVSAAAGLSGVSTGAFVLGTAIGEIPWTVAAVLAGSSLETLSVGGLSAIGWELIVAAGAVAVALLAGPAYRTMTAQ is encoded by the coding sequence ATGGCGGAGTTCGTGCGTCGGCAGGTAGTTGGTTTGGCTCTCCTCGCGGGCGTCGTCGCCGCGAGTTTGCTGGTGTCTCCGGACCGACTGGTCGAGACGGTTCGAACTGTCGCTGACCGGCCACTCCTGTTCGGCACGGTCCTCGTTGGCGTCTATCTCGTCCGACCGCTGTTCGCGTGGCCGACGACACTGGTGGCAATTCTGGCAGGCTACGGCTACGGTGCAGTCGCGGGATTTCCGGTCGCACTGGCCGGGACGACTGCGAGTGCCTTGTTGCCGTTTCTGTTCGCCCGCTACGTCGATGGCGGGACGGGTCTCGTGGGCCGACTCGGCGACTCCGGACAGCGCTTTTTCGACGCGACGGGTGACCTTCGGGGAATGATCGCCTCTCGACTCGCGCCAGCGCCCTCGGACCCGGTGTCGGCGGCCGCCGGACTGTCGGGCGTCTCGACCGGCGCGTTCGTCCTCGGGACCGCAATCGGCGAAATTCCGTGGACCGTCGCGGCCGTACTCGCGGGCAGTTCGCTCGAAACCCTGTCCGTCGGCGGACTGAGCGCAATCGGCTGGGAACTGATAGTCGCGGCGGGCGCGGTCGCAGTCGCACTGCTTGCTGGACCTGCATACCGAACGATGACTGCTCAGTAG
- a CDS encoding ArsR/SmtB family transcription factor: MDKALWYLLTATRGGENRARIIQALSERPRNANQLADVLDVRYKTIRHHLDMLADHGVVEAGNNEYGKLYFLTDQFEQHRDAFEEIMEQIE, translated from the coding sequence ATGGACAAGGCGCTCTGGTATCTACTCACGGCGACCCGTGGCGGCGAGAACCGTGCGCGGATTATTCAGGCTCTCTCCGAGCGCCCACGGAACGCGAACCAACTCGCGGACGTGCTCGACGTGCGATACAAGACGATTCGACACCACCTCGACATGCTCGCAGACCACGGCGTGGTCGAGGCCGGGAACAACGAGTACGGGAAACTGTACTTCCTCACCGACCAGTTCGAGCAGCACCGAGACGCATTCGAGGAAATCATGGAGCAGATAGAATGA